The segment CTTCGAGATCCTCGACAAGGAACAGGGCCTCGGCACCAGCCAGTTCATGGAAGCCACCCGCTACCGCCGTGGCCTGGAAGGCGAACTGGCCCGCACCATTTCCAGCCTGAACAACGTCAAGGGTGCGCGCGTGCACCTGGCCATTCCGAAGAGCTCGGTGTTCGTCCGCGACGAGCGCAAGCCGACCGCTTCGGTGCTGGTCGAGCTCTATCCGGGTCGTTCCCTGGAGCCGAGCCAGGTGATGGCGATCGTCAACCTGGTGGCGACCAGCGTGCCGGAACTGGAAAAGTCCCAGGTCACCGTGGTCGACCAGAAAGGCAACCTGCTGTCCGACCAGCAGGAGCTGTCCGAGCTGACCATGGCCGGCAAGCAGTTCGACTACACCCGGCGCATGGAGACGCTCTACACCCAGCGCGTGCACAGCATCCTGCAGCCGGTGCTGGGCAATGGCCGCTACAAGGCCGAAGTGTCTGCGGACGTGGATTTCAGCGCCGTCGAATCCACCTCTGAAATGTACAACCCGGACCAGCCGGCCCTGCGCAGCGAACAGAAACTCGCCGAGGAACGCCAGAACAACGGCGGCCCGCAGGGCGTGCCCGGTGCGTTGTCCAACCAGCCGCCGGCCCCTGGCGCCGCGCCGCAACAGGCCACGAGCACCACGACCGCAAGTGTGCAGCCGGGCCAGCCGATCCTGGACGACAACGGCCAGCAGATCATCGACCCGGCCACGGGCAAGCCCATGCTCGCGCCGTATCCCACCGACAAACGCGACCAGACCACCCGCAACTTCGAGCTGGACCGCTCCATCAGCTACACCAAGCAGCAGCAGGGCCGCCTGCGCCGGCTTTCCGTCGCGGTGGTGCTGGACGATCAGGTGAAGGTCGACGCGACGACCGGTGAAACCACGCGAGTGCCGTGGACCACCGACGAGATCGCCCGCTTCACCCGCCTGGTGCAGGACTCGGTGGGTTATGACGCCAGCCGTGGCGACAGCGTCAGCGTGATCAATACCGCGTTTGTCGGTGACCAGGATGAGGTGATCCAGCTGCCGTGGTACGAGCAGGTCTGGTTCCAGATGCTCATCTCGGGCCTCAAACAAGTGTTCCCCGCCCTGCTGATTCTGATCCTGGTGTGGTTCGTGCTGCGCCCAGTGCTGAACAATATCTCTGGCGGCGGCAAGTCCAGGGACCTGGAAGGCGGCCGCGATGGCGACGTCGACCTGGGCGAAATGGGCCTGTCCGGCGAGCTGTCGGATGACCGCGTCAGCCTCGGTGGACCGCAGAGCATCCTCCTGCCCAGCCCGAGTGACGGGTATGATGCGCAACTCAATGCCATCAAGAACCTGGTGGCTGAAGATCCCGGCCGCGTGGCCCTGGTAGTCAAAGAGTGGATCAACGCCGATGAGTGATAATCGCGCCCCCGCCAAACTGAACAAGGTCGACAAGGCAGCCATCCTGCTGCTGTCCCTGGGCGAGACCGATGCTGCCCAGGTGCTCCGGCACATGGGCCCGAAGGAAGTGCAGCGGGTCGGCGTTGCCATGGCGCAGATGCGCAACGTCCACCGCGAACAGGTGGAGCAGGTGATGAGCGAGTTCGTCGAGATCGTCGGCGACCAGACCAGCCTGGGCGTTGGCGCCGACGGCTACATCCGCAAGATGCTCACCCAGGCCCTGGGTGAGGACAAGGCCAACAACCTGATCGACCGCATCCTGCTGGGCGGCAGCACCAGCGGCCTGGACAGCCTGAAGTGGATGGAACCGCGCGCCGTGGCCGACGTGATCCGCTACGAGCACCCGCAGATCCAGGCCATCGTGGTCGCCTACCTGGACCCGGACCAGGCTGCCGAGGTGCTCAGCCACTTCGACCACAAGGTGCGCCTGGACATCGTCCTGCGCGTGTCCTCGCTCAACACCGTGCAGCCGTCCGCGCTCAAGGAACTCAACCTGATCCTCGAGAAGCAGTTCGCCGGCAACGCCAGCACCACCCGCACCACCATGGGCGGCGTGAAGCGCGCGGCGGACATCATGAACTTCCTCGACAGCTCGGTCGAAGGCCAGCTCATGGACTCCATCCGCGAGGTGGACGAAGACCTCTCCACCCAGATCGAAGACCTCATGTTCGTCTTCGACAACCTGGCCGATGTGGACGACCGCGGCATCCAGGCGCTGCTGCGCGAAGTGTCGTCTGACGTGCTGGTGCTGGCCCTCAAGGGCTCGGACGACGCCATCAAGGAAAAGGTCTTCAAGAACATGTCCAAGCGTGCCGCCGAACTGCTTCGCGACGACCTGGAGGCCAAGGGGCCGGTACGCGTCAGCGACGTGGAGTCGGCGCAGAAGGAAATCCTCACCATCGCCCGCCGCATGGCCGAAGCCGGGGAAATCGTCCTCGGCGGCAAGGGCGGCGAAGAAATGATCTGAGGCGGTGTCCATGGCCAACAAGGATTCGGCAAGCGAACTGATCCGCGCCAAGGACGTCAGCGGCTTCGATCGCTGGTCGCTGCCCAGCTTCGACCCGGACGCCCCGGAGCCTGAGGAAGCGGACGAAACGCAAGCCGAAGCCTCGCCTGAACCGGAGCCTGAGCCGCAGATCGAGGAAGTACCGGTCGAGGACGTCAAGCCGCTGACGCTGGACGAGCTCGAGGCCATCCGCCAGGACGCCTACAACGAAGGCTTTGCCACCGGCGAGCGCGACGGTTTCCATGCCGGTCAACTCAAGGCCAAGCAGGAAGCGGAAGCTGTACTGGGCGCTCGCCTGGCCCAGTTCGAAACCCTGATGGCCCAGTTGCTGGACCCCATCGCCGAGCAGGACCGGCAGATCGAGGAATCCCTGGTGCACCTCACCAGCCTGATCACCCGCCAGGTGATCCAGCGCGAGCTGCGCATGGATTCCGGGCAGATCCGCCATGTGCTGCGCGAAGCGCTGAAGCTGCTGCCCATGGGCGCCAGCAACGTGCGCATCCACATCAATCCGCAGGACTTCGAACAGGTGAAGGCCCTGCGGGAGCGCCATGAGGAATCCTGGCGCATCCTCGAGGACGAATCCCTGGAGCCGGGCGGTTGCCGGGTCGAAACCGAGCACTCGCGCATCGATGCCAGCATCGAGACCCGCCTGAACCAGGCCATGAAACAGCTCTTCGAGCAACAGCGCGAACAGAAGGTCCATCCGCCGTCGGCCGACCTGGTGCTGGACCTGGACGCCCCGGACAGCCACGACCATGCGTATTGAGCGCGCCAGCTTCGCCAAGCGCCTGGCGGGATACAACGATGTCATCGATCTGCCCGCGCAACCCCTGGTGGAGGGCCGCCTGCTGCGCATGGTGGGCCTCACCCTGGAGGCCGAAGGCCTGCGCGCGCCGGTTGGCAGCCGCTGCCTGGTGATCAACGACGACAGCTACCACCCGGTGCAGGTGGAAGCCGAAGTGATGGGTTTTGCCGGCAGCAAGATCTACCTGATGCCGGTGGGCAGCCTCTCCGGCATTGCCCCCGGTGCCCGCGTCGTGCCCCTGCCGGACACTGGCCGCCTGCCCATGGGCATGTCCATGCTCGGCCGCGTGCTCGATGGCGCCGGCCGTGCGCTGGATGGCAAGGGCGGGATGAAGGCCGAGGACTGGGTGCCGATGGACGGCCCCACCATCAACCCGCTCAAGCGCCACCCCATCAGCGAGCCGCTGGATGTGGGCATCCGCTCGATCAACTCGCTGCTGACCGTCGGCCGCGGCCAGCGCCTCGGCCTGTTCGCCGGTACCGGTGTGGGCAAGTCGGTGCTGCTGGGCATGATGACCCGCTTCACCGAAGCGGAAATCATCGTCGTCGGCCTGATCGGCGAACGGGGCCGCGAGGTGAAGGAATTCATCGAGCATATCCTCGGTGAAGAGGGCCTCAAGCGTTCGGTGGTGGTGGCGTCGCCGGCGGACGATGCGCCGCTGATGCGCCTGCGTGCCGCCATGTATTGCACCCGCATCGCCGAGTACTTCCGCGACAAGGGCAAGAACGTCCTGCTGCTGATGGACTCCCTGACCCGTTTCGCCCAGGCCCAGCGCGAGATCGCCCTGGCCATTGGCGAGCCGCCGGCCACCAAGGGCTATCCGCCGTCGGTGTTCGCCAAGCTGCCGAAGCTGGTGGAGCGGGCCGGTAATGCCGAGCAGGGTGGCGGGTCCATCACGGCTTTCTACACCGTGCTGTCGGAAGGCGACGACCAGCAGGACCCCATCGCCGACTCCGCCCGCGGCGTGCTCGACGGGCACTTCGTGCTGTCCCGTCGCCTGGCCGAGGAAGGTCATTACCCGGCTATCGACATCGAAGCCTCCATCAGCCGGGTAATGCCCCAGGTGGTCAGCCCCGAGCACATGAAGATGGCCCAGCGCTTCAAGCAACTCTGGTCGCGCTACCAACAGAGCCGCGACCTGATCAGCGTCGGCGCCTACGTAGCCGGTGGCGATCCCGACACCGACCTTGCCATCGCCCGCCAGCCTGCCATGAGCGCCTTCCTGCGCCAGGGTCTGGATGAAAGCGAGCGCCTGGCCCAGAGCACCGAGCGCCTGGCCGCGAGCCTGGGCGCCAAGGGCTGATAGGGCATGTCGCGCAATCGGGCGGCGCGTCTGGCGCCAGTGGTGGAAATGGCCGAGCGCGCCGAGCGCGAAGCGGCGCGCATGCTTGGTCGCTGCCAGGGCCAGTTGACCCAGGCGGAGATGAAACTCGGTGAACTCGAGCGCTACCGCTCCGACTACCAGCAGCAATGGATCGAAGAGGGGCGACGCGGCGTTTCCGGCCAGTGGCTGATGAACTACCAGCGCTTCCTGTCCCAACTGGAGTCCGCCATCGGCCAACAGACGCAGAGCGTCAACTGGCATCGCGACAACCTCGACAAGGCCCGTGGCGCCTGGCAACAGCGCTACGCCCGCCTGGAAGGCCTGCGCAAGCTGGTGCAGCGCTACCTTGACGAAGCCCGTGCCGCCGACGACAAGCGCGAGCAGAAACTCCTCGACGAACTGGTGCAGCGCCTGCCGGCCAGAGACCTGTAGGGGCGAATTCATTCAAATGGCCGGGCCAGCAGGGTGAAGCCGCTCGGCTAGGGTGCGCCGTGAGCACCGGCGGTTCGACCCGGCGCCGAAGTCGATCCAGAAGTCGGTGCGCACAGCGCACCCTGCGGTCAAGGCCGAGCCAGTCACGAGTGGACTGGCGACAGAGTCTGGTGCACGCAGCGTCCCCACGTCCGGAGAGCGAATGCATTCTTCAACGCGTCATCTCAGAACCATAAATTCTCCCGCGACGCGGCTTTCCAGTTGCCCTGCCTCATGGTGGGTGCTAAATCTTCACCACGCGCATTCCGAACTTGAACAAGGAGCTTTGCATGGCCATCACCTCGATGCCCTCCGATGATGGGCAGGAGCTGACCATCTACATCCAGGGACGATTCGATTTCGGCGCCCACCAGGAATTCCGCGACGCCTACGAGCGCGTCAATACCACGCCCAAGCGCTATGTCGTGGACCTCAAGGGCACCACCTACCTCGACAGCTCCGCCCTTGGCATGCTGCTGCTGTTGCGCGACCACGCCGGTGGCGAGCGTGCGCAGATCCGCCTGGCCAACTGCAACCCCGACGTTCGCAAGATCCTCGCCATTTCCAACTTCGAACAACTGTTCCAGATCGCCTGAGGCCTGTCGCCATGCCGTCGCCGCTGACGATCCTGATTGCCGAGGACAACGCGGCGGACCGGCTGCTGTTGTCCACCATCGTCAGCCGCCAGGGCCATCGTGCGTTGACCGCCGCCAATGGCCGCGAGGCCGTGGCGCTGTTCCGGCAGGAACAGCCGCAACTGGTGCTGATGGATGCCCTGATGCCGGAGATGGACGGTTTCGAGGCCGCCCGCCGGATCAAGCAACTGGCGGGCGAGGCGCTGGTGCCGATCATCTTCCTGACCTCGCTGACGGAGAACGAAGCCCTGGTGCGCTGCCTGGAAGCGGGCGGCGACGATTTCCTCGCCAAGCCCTACAACCGGGTCATCCTGGAAGCCAAGATCAAGGCCCTGGACCGCCTGCGCCGCCTGCAGGATACCGTGCTGCAGCAACGCGACCTGATCGCCCGGCACAACGAGCACCTGGTGACCGAACAGCGGGTGGCCAAGGCCGTGTTCGACAAGGTGGCGCACTCCGGCTGCCTGAGCGCCCCGAATATCCGCTACCTGCAATCGCCCTACGCGCTGTTCAACGGCGACCTTTTGCTGGCCGCCTACAAGCCCTCCGGCGGCATGCACGTGCTGCTTGGCGATTTCACCGGTCATGGCCTGCCGGCCGCCATCGGTGCCATGCCCCTTGCCGAAGTGTTCTACGGCATGACCGCCAAGGGTTACGCCATGGCGGACATCCTGCGGGAGATGAACGCCAAGCTGAAACGCATTCTTCCGGTCGGCGTGTTCTGCTGCGCCACTTTCCTCAATCTGAGCTTCCAGCGGCGCATGGTCGAGGTGTGGAACGGTGGCCTGCCCGAGGGGTACCTGCGCCGCGCCGAGACCGGAGAGCTGTTGCCGCTGGTGTCGCGCCACCTGCCGCTGGGCGTACTTGACCAGGGCAGCTTCAATGCGCACTTCGAGTCCTACCCCATCGAGACTGGCGACCGCATCCTGCTGGTGTCCGATGGCGTGCTGGAAACTCGCAATGACAGCGACGAGACCTTTGGCGACGAACGCCTGCGCGCCGTATTCGACGCCAATCGCGACGGCAATCGGCTGTTCGACGAAATCCAGCTGGCCCTGAGTGCTTTCCGCGGCCATGCCCAGGACGACGTGAGCATGATCGAGATTCGCATGCTCGATGAGGCCACCGAGCGCGCGAAACTGGCCTTCACCGACAGCGGCCAGGCCAGTCCGCTGGACTGGTCCGCCACCTTCGAATTCCGTGCGCAGACCTTGAAGCGCTTCAATCCGCTGCCATTCCTCCTGCAGCTGCTGCTTGAGGTCCAGGGGCTGCGTGATCAGGGTGGCGCCCTCTATACGGTGCTTGCCGAGCTGTACTCCAACGCCCTGGAACACGGCGTGCTGGGGCTGGACTCCTCCCTCAAGAGCAATGCCGAGGGGTTCGCCCGCTACTACCGCGAGCGCAGTGAACGCCTCGCCAGCCTGGAAACCGGGTATGTGCGCTTCAACCTGCAGCTGGTTCCCGAGGGCCGGGGAGGGCGGTTGCTGATCGAGGTGGAGGACAGCGGCGAGGGCTTCGACCTGGGCGCTGCGCTGGCCAGCCAACCGTCGATGGAAAGCTTCTGTGGCCGGGGCCTGAGCCTGGTGAATCAACTCACGGCGCGCTGTGAACCCGCCGAGAACGGCAAGGGAGTCCACGTCGAATTCCACTGGCCCGTTAGGGCATAATTTTCCGAGGTTCAGTACAGGGAGCGAAGGGTTTGTCCGATATCCATCTCGACCATTCTGTGCTTTCTGCCCTGCGGGACGTCATGGAGGACGAGTTTCCGGTGCTTCTGGATACCTTCCTGACGGATTCCATCGAACGCTTGCGGCAGATCCAGCAGGCCCACGCGGTGTCCGACTGCCAGGCCCTGCGCCTGGCCGCCCACAGTTTCAAGGGCAGCTGCAGCAACATGGGGGCCCCCGTACTGGCCGCCCTGTGCAAGCAACTGGAAGACATCGCCCGGCGCGAGCAGCTTGCCGATGCGCCCGGCATCATCCTGCTGATCGAGCAGGAGTTCCGGATCGTCCATGATCTGCTGCTGGAAGCGCGTCGCGGCCTGGCGCGCTGATCGACGTCCTGTTACCTGGGCCAGAATGTTGGCCCATCCCTTGCAATCCTCCCGGCACGAACCAACCCGAGCGGAGAGTGCCCATGCCCGTTGCCCCCGATCTGCTTCTTCAGGCCAGGCCTGAAGTGAAGCCGAAAGCACCGGCCGCAAAAGCCCCGGAAAAACCGGCGGAAACCAGCAAGGGCGAGGCTTCCAGCTTCGCCCAGATGTATGCGAAAGAGCGTCATGCCAAGGCCGCCGAGCGTAACGAAGCGGCTGCCAGGCAGGCCAAGGCCAAGGCCGATGAGGCGGCAAGCCAGGACAAGCCGGCGGCTGAACCTGCCGCTGGCCAGGCGGCCGTTGCCGAAAGCGGCAAGCCCTTGCCGGCCGAAGAAGGCGAAGCCAAGGAATCCTCCGACGAGCCGGTGATCGATCCCCTGCTGCTCATGGCCATGACCGGGCAACTGCCGGCCGATGCGCCAGTCGAGGCGGAAGGCGCCGCCGAAGCCTTGCCGGCCATGCCTGTGACGCCGCAGGTGAACAGCGGTGCGCCAGCGACCCTGACCGACGCCAGCCTCGATCCGGACCTGGATCAGCTCAACGGCTTGCCGGCGGTGAAGATGGCACTGGACCAGGGGGCTCAGGCCGCCCAGCAGGTGCAAAACGCTACCCGGGCGGCGCAAACCGCACCCACGGCCGACCAGGACTTCGCCGATGCCATGGCCGCCTTGTCCGACAAGTCGCTTGAGGCGGGCGAGGGCAAGCTGGACAAGGCGCTGTCGTCTGCCGAACTCTCGGTGGAACTGACCGAGGGTGTGGGCGAGAACAAGGCCGAGGTGCGCAACGAACTGCTGGCGAACCGCCTCAACGCCCTGAGCCAGGCCATCAGCCAGCAGACTGCGCAAACCCAGCGCGCCCCTGCCCTGGTGCCGGGGCAACCGGTGAACATGCAGCAGGGCGGTTGGAGTGAAGCCGTGGTGGATCGGGTGATGTGGCTGTCCAGCCAGAACCTCAAGTCCGCCGAGATCCAGCTCGATCCGCAAGAGCTTGGCCGGCTCGAAGTCCGGGTGCATATGACCCAGGACCAGACCCAGGTGACCTTCGCCAGTCCCAACGCCAACGTCCGTGACGCTCTGGAAGGGCAAATGCATCGCCTGCGCGACATGTTTGCCCAGCAGGGCATGAACCAGCTCGACGTGAACGTCTCCGACCAGTCCCTCAACCGTGGCTGGCAAGGGCAGGGCAGTGATGGCGAGCGTCGTTCCGCTGGCGGCCGCACCGACTTCGGCAGTGGCAGCGACGAAGAAATCAGCGTGAGCCACAGCGAAATCCGTCCGGCCTCGACGGCTGGGGCGCGCGGGTTGGTGGATTTCTACGCCTGACTTCGCTCTCCTTCTCCCCCGCCCCTCTCCCTGAGGGGCGGGGGAGAAGGTGTTCCCCCGCGCCAAGATTTCCGGCAACCCCTCGTGACAGCCGCCCCTCGACACTGGTATATCCGCAGCCCTGTAGCAATTGCCTGAGCCGCCGGTTGGCCGGCGAACTGGCATAACACTTGCTCACTCCCCTGGAAATGGCGGGCCCATCCCGCTCGGCGACGGATTATTGGCATGGCGAAGAAAGAAGCGAAGGCCCCGGCAGAGGGCGCTGCTGCGGCAGGCGGCAAGGGCAAGCTGAAGCTCATCATTCTGGGCGTTGTCGCGCTGTTGCTGGCGATCGGCCTTTCAGTGGGGGCCACCTGGTACTTCCTCAGCCGCGGCGACAAGGCCGCCGAGCCCGCCAAGGAGGACGCGGCCGCCGCCGCGCCTGCCAAGCAGCCGGCCATCTACCAGGACCTGGCCCCAGCCTTCGTGGTCAACTTCAACCAGAACGGTCGCCAGCGCTACATGCAGGTGAGCGTTTCGCTGATGGCCCGTGACCAGGCCCAGATGGACGCGCTCAAGGTGCACATGCCGGTGCTGCGCAACAAGCTGGTCATGCTCTTCTCCGGACAGAATTTCGACACCCTGGTCACCCCCGTCGGCAAGGAGATGCTGCGCCAGCAGGCCACCGCCACCGTGCAGGAACTGGCCAAGCAGGAAACCGGCGCGATGACCGTCGAACAAGTGCTCTTCACCAACTTCGTATTGCAGTAGGCAAGGTACGACCATGGCTGTTCAAGACCTGCTGTCCCAGGACGAGATCGACGCGCTGCTGCATGGCGTCGACGACGGTCTGGTTGAAACCGAAACCGATGCGGACCCGACGAGCGTCAAGAGCTACGACCTGACCAGCCAGGACCGCATCGTCCGGGGGCGCATGCCGACCCTGGAGATGATCAACGAGCGCTTCGCCCGTTACACCCGCATCAGCATGTTCAACCTGCTGCGCCGCTCCGCCGACGTGGCGGTGGGCGGCGTGCAGGTGATGAAGTTCGGCGAGTACGTGCATTCGCTCTACGTGCCCACCAGCCTCAACCTGGTGAAGATGAAACCGCTGCGCGGTACCTCGCTCTTCATCCTCGATGCCAAGCTGGTGTTCAAGCTGGTGGACAACTTCTTCGGCGGCGACGGCCGTCACGCCAAGATCGAAGGCCGCGAGTTCACCCCCACCGAACTGCGCGTAGTGCGCATGGTGCTGGACCAGGCCTTCGTCGACCTGGCCGAGGCCTGGCACGCGGTGATGGATGTGAACTTCGAGTACATCAACTCGGAAGTGAACCCGGCGCTGGCCAACATCGTCAGCCCCAGCGAAGTGGTGGTGGTGTCCACTTTCCACATCGAACTGGACGGCGGTGGCGGCGACCTGCACATCACCATGCCCTATTCGATGATCGAGCCGATCCGCGAGATGCTCGACGCCGGCTTCCAGTCCGACGTCGACGACCAGGACGAGCGCTGGATCAAGGCGCTGCGCGAGGACATCCTCGATGTCAGCGTTCCGGTGGCCGCCACTGTGGTGCGCCGCCAGCTCAAGCTGCGGGACATCCTGCACATGCAGCCGGGCGACGTGATCCCGGTGGAAATGCCCGAACACATGATCATGCGCGCCAACGGCGTGCCGGCCTTCAAGGCCAAGCTGGGGTCGCACAAGGGCAACCTGTCCCTGCAGATCCTCGAACCGATCGAACGTCAGCGCTGATCGCGCGCGTCCCACGAATTCAGAGCCAGCCGAGGTCAAGCGATGGCAAACGACATGGATACCCCCACTCCCGAAGAGCAGGCGCTGGCCGATGAATGGGCCGCCGCCCTGGCCGAGGCCGGCGATGCGTCCCAGGACGATATCGATGCGTTGATGAACCAGGGCTCCCCCGCGCCCAGCTCGCCGCGTGCGCCCATGGAGGAGTTCGGCAGCGTGCCGAAGGCCAGCGGTCCGGTAAGCCTGGACGGCCCCAACCTGGACGTGATCCTGGACATCCCGGTGTCCATTTCCATGGAAGTGGGCAACACCGATATCACCATCCGCAACCTGCTGCAGCTCAACCAGGGCTCGGTGATCGAACTCGATCGCCTGGCCGGCGAGCCGCTGGACGTGCTGGTCAACGGCACCCTGATCGCCCACGGCGAAGTGGTGGTGGTCAACGAGAAGTTCGGTATCCGGCTGACCGATGTGATCAGCCCGAGCGAACGCATCAAGAAGCTGCGCTGAAACCATGCGTCGACTCTTATCCGCGGGGCTGTTGCTGCTGCCCCTGAGCGGCTTCGCCGCCGAGCCCGTCGCGACCGTTCCGGCGCCTGCTGCGGCCGCCACCGTGACCCAGGCCGGCAGCGGCATGGCCGCGCAACTCGGTCAACTGGCCGTCGGCCTGCTGCTGGTGGTGGGGCTGATCTTCCTGCTTGCCTGGCTGCTGCGCCGGGTGCAACAGCTCGGTCCACGCGGTGGCCAGGTGATCAGGCTGGTGGCGAGCCAAGCCCTCGGCCCGCGTGATCGACTGGTGCTGGTACAGGTGGGTGGGGAACAGATCCTGCTCGGCATCAGTGCCGGGCGCATCACGCCGCTGCATGTACTGAAGGAACCCGTGCATCAGGCCGACACCGAGGCTGCGCCCCCGGAATTCGCCCAACGCCTGATGGAACTGCTCGGCAAGGACAAGCACTGATGCCCCTGCACCGCCTCCTCATCGCGCTGCTGCTGGTGCTGGCCGCGCCCCTGGCCCTTGGCGCCGACAATCCGCTTTCGGTGCCTGCCATCACCCTCTCCACCAATCCGGAAGGCCAGCAGGAATACTCGGTAAGCCTGCAGATCCTGCTGATCATGACAGCGCTGAGCTTCATCCCGGCGTTCGTCATGCTGATGACCAGCTTCACCCGGATCATCATCGTCTTCTCCATCCTGCGTCAGGCACTGGGCCTGCAACAGACGCCGTCGAACCAGATCCTCATCGGCCTGGCGCTGTTCCTGACCCTGTTCATCATGGCGCCGGTGTTCGACCAGGTGAATCGCGAAGCCCTGCAGCCCTATCTCAACGAGCAGATGAGCGCCCAGGACGCGGTGGCGAAGGCGGAAGTGCCGATCAAGAACTTCATGCTGGCGCAGACCCGCTCCAGCGACCTGGACCTGTTCATGCGCCTGTCCAAGCGCACCGACATCCCCAGCCCGGACGCGGCGCCGCTGACCATCCTGGTGCCGGCCTTCGTCACCTCCGAGCTGAAGACGGCGTTCCAGATCGGCTTCATGATCTTCATTCCCTTCCTGATCATCGACCTGGTGGTGGCCAGTGTGCTGATGGCGATGGGCATGATGATGCTCTCGCCGCTGATCATCTCTCTGCCGTTCAAGATCATGCTCTTCGTCCTGGTGGATGGCTGGGCGCTGATCATCGGGACGCTCGCCGGCAGCTTCGGCGGCGTCTAGGAGGCTTGCGATGACCCCGGAAGTTGCTGTCGACCTGTTCCGTGACGCGCTCTGGCTGACCTGCCTGATCGTCGGCATCCTGGTGGTGCCGAGTCTGGTGGTCGGCCTGATCGTCGCCATGTTCCAGGCGGCCACCCAGATCAACGAACAGACCCTGAGCTTCCTGCCGCGCCTGCTGGTGAT is part of the Pseudomonas lalkuanensis genome and harbors:
- the fliF gene encoding flagellar basal-body MS-ring/collar protein FliF: MAEAAVAKVPAKADASGASEEKKPLFGLSFLENLSQMTMLRQVGLLVGLAASVAIGFAVVLWSQQPDYRPLYGSLSGMDANQVVEALGAADIPYKIEPNSGALLVKSDDLARARMKLAAAGVAPSDNTVGFEILDKEQGLGTSQFMEATRYRRGLEGELARTISSLNNVKGARVHLAIPKSSVFVRDERKPTASVLVELYPGRSLEPSQVMAIVNLVATSVPELEKSQVTVVDQKGNLLSDQQELSELTMAGKQFDYTRRMETLYTQRVHSILQPVLGNGRYKAEVSADVDFSAVESTSEMYNPDQPALRSEQKLAEERQNNGGPQGVPGALSNQPPAPGAAPQQATSTTTASVQPGQPILDDNGQQIIDPATGKPMLAPYPTDKRDQTTRNFELDRSISYTKQQQGRLRRLSVAVVLDDQVKVDATTGETTRVPWTTDEIARFTRLVQDSVGYDASRGDSVSVINTAFVGDQDEVIQLPWYEQVWFQMLISGLKQVFPALLILILVWFVLRPVLNNISGGGKSRDLEGGRDGDVDLGEMGLSGELSDDRVSLGGPQSILLPSPSDGYDAQLNAIKNLVAEDPGRVALVVKEWINADE
- the fliG gene encoding flagellar motor switch protein FliG yields the protein MSDNRAPAKLNKVDKAAILLLSLGETDAAQVLRHMGPKEVQRVGVAMAQMRNVHREQVEQVMSEFVEIVGDQTSLGVGADGYIRKMLTQALGEDKANNLIDRILLGGSTSGLDSLKWMEPRAVADVIRYEHPQIQAIVVAYLDPDQAAEVLSHFDHKVRLDIVLRVSSLNTVQPSALKELNLILEKQFAGNASTTRTTMGGVKRAADIMNFLDSSVEGQLMDSIREVDEDLSTQIEDLMFVFDNLADVDDRGIQALLREVSSDVLVLALKGSDDAIKEKVFKNMSKRAAELLRDDLEAKGPVRVSDVESAQKEILTIARRMAEAGEIVLGGKGGEEMI
- the fliI gene encoding flagellar protein export ATPase FliI; this encodes MRIERASFAKRLAGYNDVIDLPAQPLVEGRLLRMVGLTLEAEGLRAPVGSRCLVINDDSYHPVQVEAEVMGFAGSKIYLMPVGSLSGIAPGARVVPLPDTGRLPMGMSMLGRVLDGAGRALDGKGGMKAEDWVPMDGPTINPLKRHPISEPLDVGIRSINSLLTVGRGQRLGLFAGTGVGKSVLLGMMTRFTEAEIIVVGLIGERGREVKEFIEHILGEEGLKRSVVVASPADDAPLMRLRAAMYCTRIAEYFRDKGKNVLLLMDSLTRFAQAQREIALAIGEPPATKGYPPSVFAKLPKLVERAGNAEQGGGSITAFYTVLSEGDDQQDPIADSARGVLDGHFVLSRRLAEEGHYPAIDIEASISRVMPQVVSPEHMKMAQRFKQLWSRYQQSRDLISVGAYVAGGDPDTDLAIARQPAMSAFLRQGLDESERLAQSTERLAASLGAKG
- a CDS encoding STAS domain-containing protein encodes the protein MAITSMPSDDGQELTIYIQGRFDFGAHQEFRDAYERVNTTPKRYVVDLKGTTYLDSSALGMLLLLRDHAGGERAQIRLANCNPDVRKILAISNFEQLFQIA
- the fliJ gene encoding flagellar export protein FliJ; this encodes MSRNRAARLAPVVEMAERAEREAARMLGRCQGQLTQAEMKLGELERYRSDYQQQWIEEGRRGVSGQWLMNYQRFLSQLESAIGQQTQSVNWHRDNLDKARGAWQQRYARLEGLRKLVQRYLDEARAADDKREQKLLDELVQRLPARDL
- the fliH gene encoding flagellar assembly protein FliH, translating into MANKDSASELIRAKDVSGFDRWSLPSFDPDAPEPEEADETQAEASPEPEPEPQIEEVPVEDVKPLTLDELEAIRQDAYNEGFATGERDGFHAGQLKAKQEAEAVLGARLAQFETLMAQLLDPIAEQDRQIEESLVHLTSLITRQVIQRELRMDSGQIRHVLREALKLLPMGASNVRIHINPQDFEQVKALRERHEESWRILEDESLEPGGCRVETEHSRIDASIETRLNQAMKQLFEQQREQKVHPPSADLVLDLDAPDSHDHAY
- a CDS encoding Hpt domain-containing protein, translating into MSDIHLDHSVLSALRDVMEDEFPVLLDTFLTDSIERLRQIQQAHAVSDCQALRLAAHSFKGSCSNMGAPVLAALCKQLEDIARREQLADAPGIILLIEQEFRIVHDLLLEARRGLAR
- a CDS encoding ATP-binding SpoIIE family protein phosphatase gives rise to the protein MPSPLTILIAEDNAADRLLLSTIVSRQGHRALTAANGREAVALFRQEQPQLVLMDALMPEMDGFEAARRIKQLAGEALVPIIFLTSLTENEALVRCLEAGGDDFLAKPYNRVILEAKIKALDRLRRLQDTVLQQRDLIARHNEHLVTEQRVAKAVFDKVAHSGCLSAPNIRYLQSPYALFNGDLLLAAYKPSGGMHVLLGDFTGHGLPAAIGAMPLAEVFYGMTAKGYAMADILREMNAKLKRILPVGVFCCATFLNLSFQRRMVEVWNGGLPEGYLRRAETGELLPLVSRHLPLGVLDQGSFNAHFESYPIETGDRILLVSDGVLETRNDSDETFGDERLRAVFDANRDGNRLFDEIQLALSAFRGHAQDDVSMIEIRMLDEATERAKLAFTDSGQASPLDWSATFEFRAQTLKRFNPLPFLLQLLLEVQGLRDQGGALYTVLAELYSNALEHGVLGLDSSLKSNAEGFARYYRERSERLASLETGYVRFNLQLVPEGRGGRLLIEVEDSGEGFDLGAALASQPSMESFCGRGLSLVNQLTARCEPAENGKGVHVEFHWPVRA